The window GATTCCGCGCGCATGGCGGACGTGCTGCGGGAGTCTCACGGTTGCGAGGTCACCTCCGAGCCTTCGGAGGCCGATATCGTCCTGTTCAACACCTGCTCGATCCGAGAGAAAGCCCAGGAGAAGGTGTTCTCTGAGCTGGGGCGCTGGAAACCCCTGAAGGTGGCCAAGCCGGACATGATCCTCGGCGTGGGCGGGTGTGTGGCCAGCCAGGAGGGGGATGCAATTCTGCGCCGGGCGCCTTACGTCGACCTGGTGTTTGGCCCTCAGACGGTTCATCGCCTACCTGACTTGATCGCCGAGCGTCGCCGCCAGGCACGCCCGCAGGTGGATATCTCCTTCCCGGAGATCGAGAAGTTCGATCGCTTGCCCGAACCGCGGGCCGACGGCCCGACTGCGTTCGTCTCCATCATGGAAGGCTGCAGCAAGTACTGCAGCTTCTGCGTCGTGCCCTACACGCGCGGTGAGGAGATCTCGCGTCCGTTCGACGAGGTGCTGGCGGAAGTGGCCGAACTCGCGGCGCAGGGTGTACGCGAAGTTACCTTGCTAGGGCAAAACGTCAATGCCTACCGAGGGCCTGCCGACGGTCGCGTCGTCGATCTGGGCGAGCTGATCTACTATGTCGCCGGTATCGACGGGATCGGCCGGGTGCGCTTCACCACCTCCCATCCGGTGGAGTTCTCCAGCAGTCTCATCGAGGCGTACGCCTTGGTTCCCGAACTACCGGACTACCTGCACCTGCCGGTGCAGAGCGGTTCCGATCGCATCCTGTCGGCGATGAAGCGCGGCTACACGTCCCTGGAGTTCAAGCACAAGGTCTCCCGCCTCCGCGAAGTACGCCCAAACATCAGCCTATCCTCTGACTTCATCGTCGGATTTCCCGGCGAGACGGATCGTGACTTCCAGGCCACAATGGATCTGGTTGCAAGCGTCGGTTTCGACCAGTCTTTTAGTTTCGTGTACAGCGCGCGACCCGGTACTCCTGCTTCGGGACTGCCGGACGACATGCCCCAATCCGTCAAGAAAGAGCGGCTGGCGTTACTCCAGGCCCGCCTCAATCAGCAGGCGTTGGCGATCAGTGAGGCGATGGTGGGCACTCGACAGCGAGTGCTGGTCGAGCGCCAGTCCCGCAAGAGCGAGCAGCAGCTGACTGGGCGCACAGAGAACATGCGCTGGGTTAACTTCGATGCACCACAGTACCTAATTGGTGAGTTCGTCGATGTAGTCATTAC of the Pseudomonadota bacterium genome contains:
- the miaB gene encoding tRNA (N6-isopentenyl adenosine(37)-C2)-methylthiotransferase MiaB, with the translated sequence MKLYIKTYGCQMNEYDSARMADVLRESHGCEVTSEPSEADIVLFNTCSIREKAQEKVFSELGRWKPLKVAKPDMILGVGGCVASQEGDAILRRAPYVDLVFGPQTVHRLPDLIAERRRQARPQVDISFPEIEKFDRLPEPRADGPTAFVSIMEGCSKYCSFCVVPYTRGEEISRPFDEVLAEVAELAAQGVREVTLLGQNVNAYRGPADGRVVDLGELIYYVAGIDGIGRVRFTTSHPVEFSSSLIEAYALVPELPDYLHLPVQSGSDRILSAMKRGYTSLEFKHKVSRLREVRPNISLSSDFIVGFPGETDRDFQATMDLVASVGFDQSFSFVYSARPGTPASGLPDDMPQSVKKERLALLQARLNQQALAISEAMVGTRQRVLVERQSRKSEQQLTGRTENMRWVNFDAPQYLIGEFVDVVITEALPNSLRGRLATERAPEIASVAALERS